One window of Sporocytophaga myxococcoides DSM 11118 genomic DNA carries:
- a CDS encoding right-handed parallel beta-helix repeat-containing protein, whose amino-acid sequence MKRSSILMALCVMGISITSCKKEHDVTKNNAAESSLAAVQGYSCVYTIKTSQSVVDGSTLNLPAGSVVCIEAGTRGPLWLKNFQGQAGKPITFVNSNGKVTISASSSNGYGLKFSNCKYVKVAGNGSDDQYGIHVKGSHIGVTFESLSTNWEISNVEISNIGFAGLMGKTDPTCDPATWNGNFVMRDCSIHDNYVHDVTGEGFYVGNSFYASGRSLSCGTITPHTVEGLRLYKNKVVNSGCEGIQVGCATKGCEIFDNTIENFGKDPFAANQNNGLQLGEGTGGKCYNNIIKNGPGNGIICLGYGDNVVYNNVVLNAGAYGVYCDTRYTPGQAFSFINNTIVNSGSDGFMIAAGKISMNNVINNIIVNPKTGKYINTRNSAKVTDKNNYTTMNIADVKFVNATGGDYRLAAGSPSIDKGADVSSFGVTYDLSNTARPTGGTYDIGAYEGTSSGTSVPNPGTGTGGGTTPTDPGTGGGTTNPPTTPTPGVSKVTSITLVNADTDKDIMTLANGSVIDYSKIGTKNINVRANVASGFAGSVQFKLDGAVAATESAVPLTLFGDAGTDYKPGTFAAGSHKLSATDYSSASAQGTVGGTIEVSFTVTNGEVVTTPPTTPTPSTGNSIVSFTLINSETNKEIATITNGATISLSALNTSKINIKANTGSDVKSVAFKMDGKSGRIESEAPYAIGGDSNGDYAAYYLALGNHTVSATPYTLAGTKGIAGAVLSVNFNLVK is encoded by the coding sequence ATGAAAAGATCGAGTATTTTGATGGCCTTATGTGTCATGGGTATTTCTATTACCTCCTGTAAAAAAGAACATGATGTCACCAAAAATAATGCAGCTGAAAGTAGTTTAGCAGCTGTTCAAGGTTATTCATGCGTCTATACAATTAAAACAAGTCAATCAGTAGTTGACGGAAGTACGCTTAATCTTCCTGCGGGAAGCGTTGTATGTATCGAAGCTGGTACCAGAGGCCCGCTTTGGTTGAAGAATTTTCAAGGCCAGGCTGGCAAACCAATTACCTTTGTAAACTCAAACGGTAAAGTGACTATCAGTGCATCCAGCAGCAATGGTTATGGTTTGAAATTTTCAAATTGTAAATATGTAAAAGTAGCCGGAAACGGATCTGATGATCAGTATGGTATCCATGTAAAAGGTTCACACATAGGTGTTACTTTTGAAAGCCTGTCTACCAACTGGGAGATCTCTAATGTAGAAATCAGCAACATTGGCTTTGCAGGTTTAATGGGGAAAACAGACCCTACTTGTGATCCTGCAACTTGGAATGGAAACTTTGTCATGAGAGATTGTTCTATTCATGACAACTATGTTCACGATGTTACTGGTGAAGGTTTCTATGTTGGTAACTCATTCTATGCTTCAGGAAGATCTCTATCATGTGGAACTATTACACCTCACACTGTAGAAGGGCTTCGTCTGTACAAAAACAAGGTTGTTAACTCTGGCTGTGAAGGTATTCAGGTTGGTTGTGCAACAAAAGGATGTGAGATTTTCGATAATACTATTGAGAACTTTGGTAAAGATCCATTTGCTGCTAATCAGAATAACGGTCTACAGTTAGGTGAAGGTACTGGAGGAAAATGTTACAATAACATTATCAAAAATGGTCCAGGTAACGGTATTATCTGTCTTGGATACGGTGATAATGTTGTGTACAACAACGTAGTACTTAATGCAGGTGCATATGGTGTATATTGCGATACTAGATACACTCCTGGGCAAGCATTCAGCTTCATCAACAACACAATTGTCAATAGTGGATCAGATGGTTTCATGATTGCTGCCGGAAAGATATCGATGAATAATGTTATCAATAACATCATCGTAAATCCTAAAACAGGTAAGTATATCAATACCAGAAACAGTGCTAAAGTAACTGACAAAAATAACTATACGACAATGAATATTGCTGATGTTAAGTTTGTGAATGCTACTGGTGGTGACTATCGTCTTGCTGCAGGTTCTCCTTCAATTGATAAAGGTGCTGATGTTTCTTCATTCGGTGTAACTTATGACTTATCTAACACAGCAAGACCTACTGGTGGTACATATGATATCGGAGCTTATGAAGGTACATCTTCTGGAACTTCAGTTCCAAATCCAGGTACTGGAACAGGCGGTGGTACAACTCCAACTGATCCAGGAACAGGTGGCGGTACAACAAATCCTCCAACTACTCCAACTCCTGGTGTTTCAAAAGTAACAAGCATCACTCTTGTTAATGCCGATACTGATAAAGATATCATGACTTTAGCGAATGGTTCAGTTATTGATTATTCTAAAATCGGTACTAAAAACATCAATGTAAGAGCGAATGTTGCTTCAGGATTTGCAGGAAGTGTTCAGTTTAAATTAGATGGTGCTGTTGCTGCTACAGAAAGCGCTGTTCCTTTAACTTTATTCGGGGATGCAGGTACTGACTATAAACCAGGTACATTTGCAGCAGGAAGCCATAAATTGTCTGCGACTGATTATTCTAGCGCAAGCGCTCAGGGAACTGTTGGTGGAACTATTGAGGTATCTTTCACTGTAACTAACGGAGAGGTAGTAACAACTCCTCCAACAACTCCAACTCCTTCAACTGGTAATTCTATTGTTAGTTTCACATTGATCAATTCTGAAACCAATAAAGAAATTGCAACTATTACCAATGGAGCAACTATCAGCCTTTCAGCTCTTAATACAAGCAAGATCAATATTAAGGCTAATACAGGAAGCGATGTGAAAAGTGTTGCTTTCAAAATGGATGGTAAATCAGGCAGAATCGAAAGCGAAGCTCCTTATGCTATAGGAGGAGATTCTAACGGAGATTATGCTGCTTATTACCTTGCCCTTGGAAACCACACTGTATCAGCAACTCCTTATACCCTAGCTGGGACTAAAGGTATTGCAGGAGCTGTATTGTCAGTGAATTTCAATCTTGTGAAATAA
- a CDS encoding right-handed parallel beta-helix repeat-containing protein encodes MIIRLILLLTFLFLFGQFNFEQPSCHCDFTLAPETEQINGFKTHVKPGDIICIMAGKRKNLQLINIQGDSLNFVKVINCGGRVEVANMELGYGIKLDNCHYIQLTGTGDDKIKYGFLIDSTKKGAMGVMVGKGSSDFEIDHLEIKHSGFAGIMAKTDPECDGSYTRGTFIQKNVSIHHNYIHHVNGEGLYVGNSFYTGWNGNKKCPDTLLFPHELKNIKIYDNKIENTKWDGIQLGCAVSKSEIYNNSIDSFGLANIGSQRNGIQVGLGTTGLVYNNRIINGKGNGIIVLGLGDNIIYNNLISDCSEFGIFCDNREVRDSSKIILINNSILNPKMQGIKMSNELTDNYILNNLIIRTGEYGDKKDYFISFGDKAVAKTEGNFTSNKKSLIKPLRENNFVSDVVQKGKHQDVFSVDKDINGKARRKSGSPDPGCIEF; translated from the coding sequence ATGATAATCAGATTGATTCTTCTCCTAACCTTTCTATTCCTTTTCGGGCAATTCAATTTTGAACAACCTTCATGTCACTGTGATTTTACCCTGGCACCGGAAACAGAACAGATTAACGGATTTAAAACTCATGTAAAGCCAGGTGATATTATTTGTATTATGGCAGGTAAAAGAAAGAATCTTCAACTTATTAATATACAAGGAGATTCTCTCAATTTTGTAAAGGTCATTAATTGTGGAGGAAGGGTTGAAGTTGCTAATATGGAGTTAGGTTATGGAATAAAATTGGACAACTGTCATTATATACAACTTACAGGTACTGGGGATGATAAGATTAAATATGGTTTTTTAATTGATTCCACCAAAAAAGGAGCAATGGGAGTGATGGTGGGTAAAGGAAGTTCAGATTTTGAAATAGACCATTTGGAGATAAAGCATAGTGGTTTCGCTGGTATCATGGCAAAAACTGACCCGGAATGTGATGGCAGTTATACCAGAGGTACCTTCATACAGAAAAATGTATCTATTCATCATAATTATATTCATCATGTGAATGGTGAAGGACTTTATGTGGGAAACTCTTTTTATACTGGTTGGAATGGAAATAAAAAATGCCCTGATACCCTTCTATTTCCTCATGAGTTAAAGAATATAAAAATTTATGACAATAAAATAGAGAATACTAAATGGGATGGTATACAACTTGGATGTGCAGTAAGCAAATCGGAAATTTATAATAACAGTATTGATAGTTTTGGTCTTGCTAATATTGGATCTCAGAGAAATGGTATTCAAGTAGGACTTGGCACAACTGGCCTTGTATATAACAACCGTATAATAAATGGAAAAGGCAATGGTATTATAGTTCTTGGGCTAGGAGATAATATTATTTACAATAATCTTATTTCTGACTGCAGTGAATTCGGCATTTTCTGCGACAATAGAGAAGTAAGAGATTCCTCAAAAATTATTTTAATCAATAATTCTATTTTAAATCCTAAAATGCAAGGGATTAAGATGTCAAATGAATTAACCGATAATTACATCCTAAATAATTTGATAATAAGAACTGGAGAATATGGTGATAAGAAAGATTATTTCATATCCTTTGGTGATAAGGCTGTAGCCAAGACTGAAGGAAACTTTACTTCAAATAAAAAATCATTGATTAAACCTTTGCGTGAAAATAATTTTGTTTCTGATGTTGTTCAAAAGGGAAAACATCAGGATGTTTTTTCTGTTGACAAAGACATAAATGGAAAAGCCAGAAGGAAATCCGGATCCCCTGATCCAGGTTGTATTGAATTCTGA